In Nomia melanderi isolate GNS246 chromosome 5, iyNomMela1, whole genome shotgun sequence, a single genomic region encodes these proteins:
- the SERCA gene encoding ATPase sarcoplasmic/endoplasmic reticulum Ca2+ transporting SERCA isoform X2, producing the protein MEDGHCKTVEEVVGYFNVDPEKGLSGDQVKRNQEKYGLNELPAEEGKSIWQLVLEQFDDLLVKILLLAAIISFVLALFEEHEDAFTAFVEPFVILLILIANAVVGVWQERNAESAIEALKEYEPEMGKVLRTDKAGVQRIRAKEIVPGDIVEVSVGDKIPADIRLTKIYSTTLRIDQSILTGESVSVIKHTDPVPDPRAVNQDKKNILFSGTNVAAGKARGVVIGTGLNTAIGKIRTEMSETEEIKTPLQQKLDEFGEQLSKVISVICVAVWAINIGHFNDPAHGGSWIKGAIYYFKIAVALAVAAIPEGLPAVITTCLALGTRRMAKKNAIVRSLPSVETLGCTSVICSDKTGTLTTNQMSVSRMFIFEKIEGNDSSFHEFEITGSTYEPIGEMYLKGKKIKGQEYETLHEISTICIMCNDSAIDFNEFKQAFEKVGEATETALIVLAEKINPYGVSKSGLDRRNTAIVVRQDMETKWKKEFTLEFSRDRKSMSSYCTPLKPSKLGTGPKLFVKGAPEGVLDRCTHARVGSNKVPLTSTLKNRILDLTRQYGTGRDTLRCLALATADHPMKPDDMDLGDSSKFYTYEKDLTFVGVVGMLDPPRKEVFDSILRCRAAGIRVIVITGDNKATAEAICRRIGVFEEDEDTTGKSYSGREFDDLSPAEQKAACARARLFSRVEPAHKSKIVEYLQSMNEISAMTGDGVNDAPALKKAEIGIAMGSGTAVAKSASEMVLADDNFSSIVAAVEEGRAIYNNMKQFIRYLISSNIGEVVSIFLTAALGLPEALIPVQLLWVNLVTDGLPATALGFNPPDLDIMSKPPRKADESLISGWLFFRYLAIGGYVGAATVGSAAWWFLYSPNGPQMSYYQLTHHLACLGGGEEFKGVNCKIFTDPHPMTMALSVLVTIEMLNAMNSLSENQSLITMPPWSNMWLIASMALSFTLHFVILYVDVLSSVFQVTPLTAEEWVTVMKFSIPVVLLDETLKFIARKITDGENPLYTVHWIVIMWAVFFERCIFPI; encoded by the exons GTATTAGCTTTATTTGAAGAGCACGAAGATGCTTTCACTGCCTTCGTCGAGCCCTTCGTTATTTTGCTCATCCTTATCGCCAACGCCGTGGTCGGTGTCTGGCAAGAACGTAACGCCGAGTCTGCGATCGAAGCGTTGAAGGAATACGAGCCCGAGATGGGTAAAGTTTTACGAACGGACAAGGCCGGTGTCCAAAGAATTCGAGCCAAGGAGATCGTGCCCGGGGACATCGTCGAGGTGTCCGTCGGCGATAAGATCCCGGCCGATATTCGTCTCACCAAGATCTACTCCACCACCCTCAGGATCGATCAGTCTATCCTGACCGGTGAATCGGTCTCGGTGATCAAGCATACCGATCCCGTTCCTGATCCACGTGCCGTCAACCAG GACAAGAAGAACATCTTGTTCTCTGGTACCAATGTCGCCGCCGGCAAAGCTCGCGGTGTTGTCATTGGAACCGGCTTGAACACCGCTATTGGTAAGATCCGTACCGAGATGTCGGAGACCGAGGAAATCAAAACACCCCTGCAGCAGAAACTCGACGAGTTCGGCGAGCAATTGTCGAAAGTAATTTCCGTTATTTGCGTTGCTGTCTGGGCTATCAACATCGGGCACTTCAACGACCCCGCCCACGGTGGATCTTGGATCAAGGGAGCTATCTACTATTTCAAGATTGCCGTTGCTCTTGCCGTAGCCGCTATCCCCGAAGGTTTGCCAGCTGTAATCACGACTTGCTTAGCTTTGGGAACTCGTCGTATGGCCAAGAAGAACGCTATTGTCCGATCATTGCCATCCGTTGAAACTCTTGGTTGCACATCTGTCATTTGCTCAGACAAGACTGGTACTCTGACCACTAACCAGATGTCTGTCAGCCG AATGTTCATCTTCGAGAAGATTGAAGGTAACGATAGCAGCTTCCATGAGTTCGAGATCACCGGATCGACTTACGAGCCCATCGGTGAAATGTACTTAAAGGGGAAGAAGATCAAGGGACAGGAGTACGAGACTCTTCACGAGATTAGTACGATTTGCATCATGTGCAATGACTCTGCTATCGATTTCAACGAGTTCAAACAAGCATTCGAGAAGGTCGGCGAAGCGACTGAGACTGCCCTGATTGTGTTGGCTGAGAAGATCAATCCCTATGGCGTGTCGAAAAGCGGACTGGACAGACGCAACACTGCTATCGTTGTCAGGCAAGATATGGAGACCAAATGGAAGAAAGAATTCACTTTGGAGTTCTCTCGCGATCGTAAATCCATGTCATCTTACTGCACTCCTCTGAAACCAAGCAAATTGGGCACTGGACCGAAGTTGTTCGTTAAGGGTGCGCCCGAGGGTGTCCTGGACAGGTGCACGCACGCTCGTGTTGGCTCCAACAAGGTTCCTCTTACTTCCACTCTGAAGAATCGTATCTTGGACTTGACTCGTCAATACGGTACTGGCCGAGACACTCTCCGATGCCTTGCCCTTGCCACTGCTGATCATCCGATGAAGCCTGATGACATGGACCTTGGTGATTCCTCGAAGTTCTACACATACGAGAAGGACCTCACCTTTGTCGGTGTTGTTGGTATGCTTGACCCACCCCGCAAGGAAGTATTCGACTCCATTTTGAGGTGTCGCGCCGCCGGTATTCGAGTCATTGTTATTACTGGTGACAACAAGGCCACTGCTGAAGCTATCTGCAGACGTATTGGCGTCTTTGAGGAAGATGAGGACACGACTGGCAAATCATACTCTGGACGTGAATTTGATGATCTCTCCCCAGCTGAACAGAAGgctgcctgcgccagggctcgtCTATTCTCTCGCGTGGAACCTGCTCACAAATCTAAGATCGTTGAGTACTTGCAGAGCATGAACGAAATCTCGGCTATG ACTGGTGACGGTGTCAATGATGCCCCAGCCTTGAAGAAAGCTGAAATTGGTATTGCTATGGGATCTGGAACTGCTGTAGCGAAATCCGCATCTGAGATGGTGTTGGCGGACGACAACTTCTCTTCCATTGTCGCTGCCGTTGAAGAAGGTCGTGCTATCTATAACAACATGAAGCAGTTCATCCGTTACCTTATTTCTTCCAACATTGGTGAAGTCGTGAG TATATTCTTGACTGCCGCTCTTGGTCTTCCCGAAGCCTTGATCCCTGTACAGCTCTTGTGGGTCAACTTGGTCACTGATGGTCTTCCAGCCACTGCTCTTGGTTTCAATCCTCCTGACTTGGACATCATGAGCAaa ccTCCCCGTAAAGCCGACGAATCCCTTATCTCGGGTTGGCTGTTCTTCCGCTATCTGGCTATTGGTGGATACGTAGGTGCTGCTACTGTTGGGTCCGCTGCATGGTGGTTCTTGTACAGTCCAAATGGCCCACAGATGAGCTACTACCAACTG ACTCATCACTTGGCGTGCTTGGGTGGTGGTGAAGAATTCAAGGGCGTTAACTGCAAAATATTCACAGATCCTCATCCCATGACAATGGCTCTGTCTGTACTTGTAACCATTGAAATGTTAAACGCTATGAACAG tttatcTGAGAATCAATCTCTCATCACTATGCCGCCCTGGTCTAACATGTGGCTTATTGCCTCTATGGCTCTTTCTTTCACACTCCACTTTGTCATCCTTTATGTCGACGTACTTTCG TCTGTATTCCAAGTTACCCCTCTAACGGCTGAAGAGTGGGTTACCGTTATGAAGTTCTCCATCCCAGTGGTACTTCTTGATGAAACCCTGAAATTCATTGCCAGAAAGATTACAGATGGTGAGAATCCCCTTTACACAGTGCATTGGATCGTTATAATGTGGGCTGTGTTCTTTGAACGATGCATTTTTCCCATATAG